ATCCAGGCAGTGTGTGGTTATTAAACATGAACGTCTCCATTTCAGGAGACCCTTCTGTTGCCAAGTCTCAGTTGCTGCGGTACGTGCTCTGCACCGCGCCCCGTGCCATCCCCACCACTGGCAGAGGCTCCTCTGGCGTTGgcctcactgctgctgtcactgtggACCAAGAAACTGGTGAGGAATGGGCTGGTTCCTGGTGGGAGCTGTCAGAGGGATGGTTGTTAACACCTGGGAAGGACTCTGAGATCTGTGGCTGCTGTTCTGTAGCAATGCTACAGAAGGACTTGCTCCATCCAGAAGCTTTGTCGCAATGTTCATTGTGTTTGGGGGTATTTACCTCTGTTAAGTGGTGACCTTCTCTGCTCCTACTGGGTGCACTCCCCGTGAGGGCTAGCAACAGCCTGGATCATCTTCCTCATGTGTTTACTCTTTATCCTAAGTGCTCTCCTCCTGCTGTCAAGTTGTTTAGGAGATGGGCAGCCCTGgagggtgctgctgctctttgagGCTTAGCCTGGTCCCAGGGTTAGTTAGAGCTGTGGTGGAGGGGACAGCAGGGCAGGAGATGTGTGGGGCTGCTGAATGGTGATGAccctctctttctcctcctccatcccaggTGAACGGCGCCTGGAAGCAGGGGCCATGGTGCTGGCTGACCGGGGGGTGGTATGCATTGATGAGTTCGACAAGATGTCCGATATTGACCGCACTGCCATCCATGAGGTGATGGAGCAGGGCCGTGTCACCATCGCCAAGGCTGGCATCCATGCCCGCCTCAACTCCCGCTGCAGTGTCCTGGCAGCAGCCAACCCTGTCTATGGCCGGGTGAGTGCTGGTGTTTGCTGGTCCCCTCCATGGGGAAAGATACTGGGAGCCATCTCGGTGGAGGAGACAGTTGGTAAAAGCTAAAAGTTTCAGCCAAGACCAGTGATTTGGTCCTTGCTGGGACTGGGATCCATGGGGGCAGTGAAGATGTGGTTGGTTTGGTCTCTTGCTGCTCATGGCTCTCCTGGAGAGAGACACTGGCTTGTCTTAATTCTGCCTGTGTGTCTCAGGGCAGCCAAGTGGACTCTCATCCTGGTGATCAGCCCTAGTCTTGGTGTCTGATCTGGAATCACAAGAAATATGTGTTTTCCTTCAAGGATGGGGAAAAGAGGTCTTACTTCTGGATTTAGTGTGGTGTCCAACTGCCTGGACATCCATACTTTAAGGCCTGGCCTGAGGAACTCCTCCCAGCATTGCTGACAGTCAAGACTGATCCATGAAGGTCTCCTGTAACACCTTATACTGTCCTATTGCAGTATGACCAGTACAAGACACCTATGGAGAACATTGGCCTGCAGGACTCCTTGCTCTCCCGCTTTGACCTACTCTTCATTGTGCTGGACCAGATGGACTCAGAGCAGGACAGGGAGATCTCGGACCATGTCCTGCGGATGCACCGCTACCGCAAACCCAACGAGCAGGACGGGGATGGTGAGTTGCTTGTAACTGCAATCTCCTTGCTGCTCAGTCCTGCCTGTCCTTGCTGGAAGGACACCTTGGTGTTACCCCTTGGTGCAGCTCTTAAGGTTCAGCAGCCCTGGTTTATTGAGCACTGCTGTTGGTGGCTCTTGGAAGCCATTTCAGAGGATAAAAGCCCATTCTCTGTgaccttcccttctccagccaTGCCCCTGGGCAGCAGTGTGGAAATCCTGGCTACAGAGGACCCTGACTTTGCGCAGGAGGAGGAACAGGAACTTCAAGTGTATGAGAAATACAATAACCTCCTGCATGGGCCCCACCGCCGCAAGTGAGTCCTTTATCCCACATCCCCTAAAGTGCTTTGGTGGCTTCCAGCACTGTGATTTGGTGCGTTTGGCTTGGGTATCCAGGCAGCGGCTCGTACCTGGTGCCAGAGATGCTTCAGATGGCCCATGGGCAGGTACACGGGCAGGATACCAAGGGAGCTCTGCTCTAGGCTTGATCTCATGCCAGGCAGGTGGGGAACCTCTGCTGGAGCTAATTCCTCACACACATAGATGCCTGTGAAGGGTAAACGGTGGGAAGCCCACTTCTGCAAACACCCTTTGCCCATCCTCATCATGGAGGTAATTCCCTGCAGGGAGAAGATTGTCAGCATGGAGTTCATGAGGAAGTACATCCATGTAGCAAAGATGATTAAGCCCGTCTTGACCGAGGAGTCAGCGAACTATATAGCAGAGGAGTACTCCCGCCTGCGCAGCCAGGACCAGATGAACTCAGACATCGCCATGGTgagccctgagagcagctccccCTCAGACCAGGAGGGAAACCAGGGCACAGGCTCCCCTCTCTCATGACAGGTGTTTTTCACCCTGGACTTGATGCATCTCAGTAAAGTGGGATGCTGAGGTGGGGCCAGTCCTGCAGAGACacctctctctgtctctccccAGACATGCCCTGTCACACCTCGTACCCTGGAGACCCTTATCCGCCTCTCCACGGCCCACGCCAAGGCCAGGATGAACAAGACTGTTGAtctggaggatgctgaggcagctTTGGAGCTGGTGCAGTTCGCCTACTTCAAAAAGGTggggggaaggtgtcccttttCTCTTTGGGGTTCTCAAACTGTCGCTGTAAAAGCTGGGTGATACATATCTCCTGGTGATAGTCTGGGATGAATAATCTTTGGGTTTGGTCCCCTACAAGCAGCTTGAGTGGAAAAGGGGGTTGAGTCCATCCTGTCTGTGCCACACAggtgctggagaaggagaagaagcGCAAAAAGCAGGCAGAGGATGACTCGGAGAATGAGAAGGAGGATGAGTCACAACCCAAGGAGCAGCGTGGGACAAGGAGGTAGGAGCCAGAGCAAGGGAAGGGGTTTCATGCAAGGGGCACCAGCCTCTTCTGATGTtgcagcaggcagtgctggcCTCAGGGAAGTACTCCACTGTCCAGTGGATCACCTCCAGTTTGTAACAGAAGGGCACCATTACtgataaggaactggctggatggccatgTCCAATGGGTTGCAGTCAATGGATATCAGGAATGAGTggtccctcaggggttggtgctgcgACCAGCACTATATAATACCTGTGTAAACTTcctgaagttcaacaaggccaagtgccaggtctgcacctgggttggggtGATCCCCAGTACCAGTGCAGGGGAGACATTTTCTTCCCCTACCCAGGAGAAAGAAGGCACGCACAGGGGACGAGGGGGACTCCTATGACCCATACGATTTCAGTGATGCTGAGGAGGAGATGCCAGAAGGTGAGTCCTTGGGGTTTCTCAAGTGGCACCCGGGTCTTGagggtgctgctgccttctaCCCTGCTGGTCTGCACACCCTGGGGGTCATTCATGGCTCATGGTGCGGCACCTTCCAGCCCCACAGATAAAGATGAGTCTTTGTTTTAAACCGTCCATGGCCATGTGGGACAGGAGAGTTGGTATTGCTGGTTAACTTGACGTCCACTTCCAAACTGCTGCAGAAGTAACAATGTTGGGAGGGAGTTCAGAATTACCCATCCCAAGGCCAAGTGCTTTTGCTCTCTGTGTGCTTGGACTCCAGGAAGGTTGGAGATAACTCTTCCTTCTACTCCAGTTCAGGCACACACTCCAAAGACACCAGAAGCCTCAGCCGCTGGCGAAGCCAAGAAGCCGGAGCTGGCTGAGCCGAGGTGAGTAGGGGCTGGAGGAGGTACCTGTCTCTGCATGTTCCACCCCACCTGGTGGGTCCAAGCTGTTGCCCAGTAATGGGGATGCATCTGTTCTGTGTGCTCCTGGCTCTGTTCTTGGCTttcctgctgggtgctgcttctggaatggggaagggctgaggcaTCCCTGAGGGAATGAAGGGGAAGGACTTGTTTGAGTGCATCTCCAAGGGTTATTACTTTCACCTTCCCTGACCAGATTGAAGACATTCAAGGCTCGTCTCCTGGAGGTTTTCAAGGCTTCCCATGCCCAGTCTGTGGGTCTGAAGAGCATGATGGAGTCCATCAACCGCGACAACCCTGAGCCCTTCTCGCAGGATGAGGTGAAGGTGGCATTGGCCCACATGCAAGATGACAACCAGATCATGGTGTCTGATGACATTATCTTCTTAATCTGAGCATCTGGGTGGAAGAACCCAAATTCTTATGGACTGTCAGTCTGGAGACTCTTTGTGCTTGCCTTTATTTCCCTCCTGAGTGCTTCCTCTGGCTGAGCTGAACTTTAGGGAGCTCAAGTCTGTGCACTTTACAGTCCTCCATCATTGCTGGCACCAAAAGAAACCAGGAGCTCTGGAAGCTCTATTACTGTTGCTGTCTTCAGATCGGCTTATTTGGAAAGAGGTTTACGTTTCTGCAAGGAGCCAGGAGGAAAATCTTAGGTGCAAAGTAtcaatgtttttaatgtaacatGTTTATCTTTGGTGGTAATAGTTCCAGcctttgaataaaaaaatatggatTTAGGAATTCAACATTGAGTACCAGTGGTGGCAAGAAGCAGTATGAGAGCTCCGCTATTAGTagtgaagcttttttttttccccttttttagcTCTTTTGTCCCCAGTTGTATAGCCCAGACCTGCTTGTCTCACAAGCAGAGATGCCTGCTGCCTGTCCCGTTGGCTGTGACCAGCCTCTTCCCCCGCTCTTCCTACCCATCTTGTGGAGGGTGATTTCTGGCATTGGAGGGGTCAAGTATAATCTGACCTGTTTTGCAGCCCTGCTGGGAGTTTTGCCTCCAAGTGGGTGGGAAGGACCTGGAATGCTCAGAGCTGCCCATGGGCCCATATCCCTGGTACAGATGGGTTTGGCCTCCAGCCTGGGATGGTGCCCCTACAAACACCACCAGTGGAAAATGTAGTAAAGAAAGGCCAAAGGTATGGGACCTGGGTCCTGCCTCTCCTATATGCCCTTATGGCTGATCTGCTGCAAATCTTCATCCTATGGAAGGTAACCACAAACTACTGAAGACAGTAAAAACTTTCCCTTGCTTTTTACGATTTGCTGAACTGTCGTGCTCTCTGGGAACACAGAGGTGACTGCTGCTTGGAAAAAGGCTGTTCTTAGAAACCGACAGGTTCCCATGGCTGGGATGGGTTTTAGGAAAAGCTGAACACAGCAGACCAATGTTGGCTGCTTGTGGGGCCAGAGCTGCTGAAGATTGGGTTATCTTTCAATTGcctttttattgcttcttttattATCCTGGTGAGTTTGAGGTCAAGCTTTGGAGGAGATCCCCAAACTGCACAGGCTGTTTGCTCTTGTCACTGCCTGTCTTTGGGCATCTGCACAGTTTGTGTGCATTTATTTCTGGATGACTTCATTAACTGATCTGAATAATTAAAGTATCTAGTGTTTGTCCCATGGCATGCTGCTTACTTTGATTTAAACTGTTCCCACTTCTAGGGTTATAACTGTAGTCTTTTGGGAACCTGGTCTGCTGTGGAAAGCCTTCAGCCAGCTGCCTGCCCCTTTGGGCTCAGGGACCGTGTTGGCACATCCACCACGGTGCCTTTGATTTGGTGGACCAGGCACTTGCAGAAGTGACCTTGGAGTGGATGGGTAATAAACATGgccagctcctgcctctcccaCTGCAGCTACGCACTCTGATGCCTAAGGAAGACTTGGTGGCATCTTATTGCACAGGACAGGGAGGGAACCTTCATTTGTCTTCTTGTAATTACAAAAGCCTGATCTCTGACCTCCCCTCATCCAACACAGCTGTGACATTACGTTTTCGGGCTTGGAGGGGATTTTACATGTTTACAGCCTTCTAAAGAGCTCATTGAACTTATACAGTGACATTGGGCCTATGGCCACTACGTGGCTCATAAAACTGCCAAGACTGGCGAAGGTGAGTTGTGCACACAGAAGGTCAGAGTTGTTCTGGGTCAGTGGTTTTATTATGCAGCTCCAGCCTGAACTTTGTGGGACTGGGCAGGAAACTGAGCCAgcaggctctgctcctgcatggcCACCACTGTACTGGCTCCATGCTGCAGAGCCCCTGGGCAGGAGTGATGTGCTGAACGTACCCAGGTGCCTTCTCCAAGGTGTAGGTGATGTTTTCTTATCAACTCATTCATGGACAAAGGAACCAACCTTTTTCTGGAAAGGTAACTGGGTGCTTATAAAAAGCTCCCTGATAacagctgcagctctgacaTTGCCTTGCTGTAGGAGTGAGGACGCTGTAAtctcctccctctcttctcACTTTCGGAGGCTGTTCCTGTCACAGGTCACAGCAGGGAGTGGTGAAGGCATTTGATAGTTTTTGAAGCCATCTCATCTCTGTTTTCCCTCTCACAGCTGGGGCACTGCTAATGTATTTCCCATGAGAAGACACCAGGAGGAGCTCTAGGG
This window of the Melopsittacus undulatus isolate bMelUnd1 chromosome 3, bMelUnd1.mat.Z, whole genome shotgun sequence genome carries:
- the MCM3 gene encoding DNA replication licensing factor MCM3, producing the protein MAAAGLLEDAELREAQRDYLDFLDDEEDQGIYSNKVREMISDNGYRLLVSINDLRRKNEKRANRLLNNAFEELVAFQRALKDFVASVDATYAKQFEDFYIGLEGSFGSKHVSPRTLTACFLSCIVCLEGIVTKCSLVRPKIVRSVHYCPATKKTIERRYTDMTSLDAFPSGSVYPTKDEENNPLETEFGLSVYKDHQTITIQEMPEKAPAGQLPRSVDVVLDDDLVDRVKPGDRIQVVGTYRCLPGKKGGYTSGTFRTILIACHVKQMNKDARPVYSATDVAKIKRFSKSHSKDIFNQLAKSLAPSIHGHEYIKRAILCMLLGGVEKILENGSRIRGDINILLIGDPSVAKSQLLRYVLCTAPRAIPTTGRGSSGVGLTAAVTVDQETGERRLEAGAMVLADRGVVCIDEFDKMSDIDRTAIHEVMEQGRVTIAKAGIHARLNSRCSVLAAANPVYGRYDQYKTPMENIGLQDSLLSRFDLLFIVLDQMDSEQDREISDHVLRMHRYRKPNEQDGDAMPLGSSVEILATEDPDFAQEEEQELQVYEKYNNLLHGPHRRKEKIVSMEFMRKYIHVAKMIKPVLTEESANYIAEEYSRLRSQDQMNSDIAMTCPVTPRTLETLIRLSTAHAKARMNKTVDLEDAEAALELVQFAYFKKVLEKEKKRKKQAEDDSENEKEDESQPKEQRGTRRRKKARTGDEGDSYDPYDFSDAEEEMPEVQAHTPKTPEASAAGEAKKPELAEPRLKTFKARLLEVFKASHAQSVGLKSMMESINRDNPEPFSQDEVKVALAHMQDDNQIMVSDDIIFLI